In the Lascolabacillus massiliensis genome, one interval contains:
- a CDS encoding 2-oxoglutarate dehydrogenase E1 component, with protein MNTGNEFDSMEIEAIEDLYKKYKEAPESVDESFRYFFQGFDLATNRFPLIPNEKNGGIEHSPKELNVMRLITAYRRRGHLFTKTNPVRARRSYTPTLAIENFDLSEKDLDLVFEAGKEVGLGRATLRDIITLLEETYCASIGVEYRYMTNPDKVKWLQEKMESSRNREDLPIEKKLHILSLLIEASGFEDYMHKKFVGQKRFSLEGSESIIPALEAIISRGGDYNVNDIVIGMAHRGRLNVLTNIMKKPYSQVFREFNAQNYDEEIKYGDVKYHLGYSNTIDYEGRKISMNLAPNPSHLEAVGPVVQGIARAKLENDHNLNYDEVLPIVVHGDAAIAGQGVVYETIQFSKLGGYKTGGTIHIVINNQVGFTTSYLQARSSTYCTDVAKVTQSPVFHVNGDDPEAMVFVAKLALEFRQEFNTDVFIDLLSYRKYGHNEGDEPRFTQPELYDIIAKHKNPRDIYADRLISEKVVEGAVFDKMVSDFHRKLDKSYEDSLKSNKLNFQPFLSDKNSHLRLPALQDFEKEVNTKVSRELFLDLAKRITTLPGDRQFFNKTTRLFSQRASMIEANSYDWAMGELMAYATLAKEMIPVRLSGQDSERGTFSHRHAEIVTEDEGTEKYFPLKNLGGEQAPVRVYNSMLSEYGILGFEYGYSLAFPDGLTIWEAQFGDFYNVGQVIVDQYICSAQEKWGLKSGLVMFLPHGYEGQGAEHSSGRMERFLALCGNNNMQVVNCTTPANLFHVIRRQMYRDFRIPLIVFTPKSLLRHPECTSSISDFTEGRFMEVIEDTELQSKSEIKRLILCTGKIYYELKDARREKNSGDVSIIRLEQLYPFPEKQIRDLINSYPEDTELVWVQEEPLNMGASLYVKQRLEDKNIQVISRPASGVTAEGLTALHKINQAKIIDKVFE; from the coding sequence ATGAATACCGGAAATGAATTCGATTCTATGGAGATCGAAGCAATAGAAGATTTGTACAAAAAATACAAAGAAGCGCCTGAAAGTGTTGATGAAAGTTTTCGTTATTTTTTTCAAGGCTTTGACTTAGCTACAAACCGCTTCCCTTTAATACCAAATGAAAAAAATGGTGGTATAGAGCATTCCCCCAAAGAGTTGAATGTAATGCGTCTTATTACAGCTTACCGAAGAAGAGGGCATCTGTTTACCAAAACCAATCCTGTTAGAGCCAGAAGGAGCTACACTCCTACACTTGCAATAGAAAACTTTGATCTTTCAGAGAAAGATCTGGATTTAGTCTTTGAAGCAGGTAAAGAAGTTGGTCTTGGAAGAGCAACCCTACGTGATATAATTACTCTACTTGAAGAGACCTATTGTGCCTCTATAGGTGTAGAGTATCGATACATGACTAATCCTGATAAAGTGAAATGGCTTCAGGAGAAGATGGAGAGCTCAAGGAACAGGGAGGATTTGCCGATAGAAAAGAAATTGCATATCCTTAGTTTACTGATAGAGGCTTCAGGCTTTGAGGATTATATGCACAAAAAGTTTGTTGGACAAAAGCGTTTTTCTCTTGAAGGATCAGAATCCATTATACCTGCACTTGAAGCTATTATTTCCAGAGGGGGAGACTATAATGTAAATGACATTGTAATTGGGATGGCACATCGTGGAAGATTAAATGTGCTTACCAATATTATGAAAAAGCCATACTCGCAGGTATTTCGTGAATTCAATGCACAAAATTATGATGAAGAGATAAAATATGGTGATGTTAAATATCATCTTGGATATAGTAATACTATTGATTATGAAGGACGTAAAATCTCTATGAACCTTGCTCCAAACCCCTCACATCTTGAAGCAGTTGGTCCGGTTGTTCAGGGAATAGCACGTGCTAAACTTGAGAACGATCATAATTTGAACTATGATGAGGTATTGCCAATTGTAGTTCACGGTGATGCTGCAATTGCAGGACAAGGTGTAGTTTATGAAACTATACAATTTTCAAAGCTTGGAGGTTATAAAACTGGAGGTACAATCCATATTGTTATTAATAACCAGGTAGGGTTTACAACCAGCTACCTGCAGGCAAGATCAAGTACATACTGTACAGACGTTGCAAAAGTTACACAATCGCCTGTATTTCATGTTAATGGAGATGATCCTGAAGCAATGGTTTTTGTAGCTAAATTAGCTCTTGAATTTCGCCAGGAGTTCAATACAGATGTTTTTATCGATCTGCTATCATACAGAAAATATGGTCATAATGAGGGGGATGAGCCACGTTTCACTCAACCTGAGTTATATGATATTATAGCCAAACATAAGAACCCCAGAGATATCTATGCAGATAGGCTTATATCAGAAAAAGTAGTTGAAGGAGCAGTTTTTGACAAAATGGTATCCGACTTTCACAGAAAACTCGATAAATCTTATGAAGACTCTTTAAAGTCGAACAAGTTAAATTTCCAACCTTTTTTGTCAGATAAAAACAGTCATTTACGTCTACCGGCACTACAAGACTTCGAAAAAGAGGTAAACACAAAAGTGTCACGTGAACTATTCCTGGATCTGGCAAAACGCATTACAACTTTACCAGGCGACAGACAGTTTTTCAATAAGACAACCAGACTCTTTTCTCAACGTGCCTCCATGATAGAGGCCAATTCTTATGATTGGGCAATGGGTGAGTTAATGGCTTATGCTACACTTGCAAAAGAGATGATTCCGGTTCGCTTAAGTGGTCAGGACTCAGAAAGAGGCACATTTTCTCATCGTCATGCAGAAATAGTTACTGAAGATGAGGGTACAGAAAAATATTTTCCATTGAAAAACCTGGGTGGCGAGCAGGCTCCTGTAAGAGTATACAACTCTATGTTAAGTGAATATGGTATACTTGGATTTGAATATGGCTACTCACTTGCATTTCCGGATGGTCTGACTATATGGGAAGCTCAATTTGGAGATTTTTATAATGTCGGACAGGTTATAGTAGATCAGTATATATGTTCAGCACAGGAAAAATGGGGTCTAAAATCAGGACTGGTAATGTTTTTACCTCATGGTTATGAAGGGCAGGGGGCAGAGCACTCAAGCGGAAGAATGGAGCGTTTCCTCGCACTTTGCGGTAATAATAATATGCAGGTGGTCAATTGCACCACTCCTGCAAATCTATTTCATGTAATACGCCGGCAAATGTATCGTGATTTCAGAATTCCTCTTATAGTATTTACTCCAAAGAGCTTGTTGAGACATCCTGAGTGTACATCTTCAATTTCAGACTTCACAGAAGGTCGATTTATGGAAGTAATAGAGGATACAGAGTTACAATCTAAGTCTGAAATCAAGAGACTCATTCTCTGTACCGGCAAAATCTACTATGAACTAAAGGACGCCCGTCGTGAAAAGAAT